The following DNA comes from Haloarchaeobius salinus.
TCTCCAGCGGCATGGAGGTCGACACGGACAGTGCCTGGGGTGACGACGCACCCTCGCACTGGCCCGACACGTACATCGTACCCGACGTGTCCGCACCCGGGGTGGACGTGAAGAGCTCCGTCCCCGGCGGTAGCTACGCCGAGTACTCCGGCACGTCCATGTCCTCGCCGCACACCGCGGGCGCGGTCGCACTGATGCGCTCCGCCTCCGGTGGCGACGCGAGCGTCTCGATGATCAAGGACGCACTCCGTGAGACCGCGTGGAAGCCCGACGGCGAACCGTCCGGCAACGACACGCGCTACGGTGCGGGTATCATCAACGCCCTCGAGGCGACCGAGCAGGTCGCGCTCGAACAGGGCGTCGAGGGTACCGTCACCGACGCTGACGGCAACCCAATCGAGGGTGCCGAGGTCAGCCTCGACGGCGGTGGATCCGGTGCGACCGACGCCGCAGGCAACTACAGCGTCATCGCACAGAACGGCACCTACGACGTGACCGCGGACTCCTTCGGCTACGAGGCGTCCACAGAGACCGTCACGGTCGACGGCGACTGGGTCACGCAGGACTTCTCGCTGAACGCAGCACTCGACGTGGAAGTCCTCGAGGGGCAGCCCGGAGGTATCGAGGGCGGTGAGAACGTCAGCGTGACGGTCAACGCTGCCAACCTCGATTCCTACACCGCCTCGCTCGCGGACGGGTACAGCGAGGAGAACGCGACGCTGTACGTCAACGGCGACGAGGCCTCCTTCGGCGAGGCCATCGAGTTCGACGAGCCGTACACCGGTGAAGTCACCGTCACCGTCGAGACGACCGCCGACACGAGCGGCGAACTCGCAATCGAGCACACGTTCGAGGGCATGGGTGACTCCATCGGAGTGACCACCGGCCCGACGAACGTCTTCGAGGAGTTCACGCAGGTCGGTGTCGTTGACGACGACAGCAACTACGGCGCAGACGTTGCAGACACGCTCGAGGAGTGGCTGCCGGCACACTACTCCGTGTCGGTCCTCACCTCCGACGAGGCGATCGACAACGTCGACTCGTACGACAGCTTCGTCGTGCAGTACCTCGACTCGGACAACGCCGAAGCCTTCGCGGAGGCCACGAACGGCTACCAGGCTGGCGTCGTCTACCTCGACCAGTGGGGTACGAGCAGCAACGGTATCGAGGAGCGCTCGAACGCCATCGGTGACCCCGCCGAGACCGGTGAAAGCGACTTCAACGATGCTCCGGAGTATGTGAACGTCGCGGACCATCCGATATTCGAGGGTGTCGGTGAGGGACCGATCACTCTCCACACTGCGACGTTCGCCGACATGACGTACTTCTCTGGGACCGACGCAACGGTGCTTGCCGAGGTCACGGACGGTACCGAACAAGATAGCGGCGTCGCAGTCGACGAGGACCGCTGGGACGTCCTCGGAGCCACGCTCGGCTACTCGACGTTCGTCGGCCAGGGCGACTACACCGACGACGCGGACCTCATCCTGGCCAACATGGTCCAGTTCGCATCCAACCCGCCGGAGCCCGTCGGCACGGTCGACGTCACCGAGACTGAGACCCAGCCCGGCGAGTCCGCCGAGGTGAGCGTCTGGACCGGTGACATCGACAACGTCTCCGGCTACCAGGCCAAGCTGAACTTCGACCCGAACAAGCTCCAGGTCTCCAGTACCGACGGGCAGGACTTCGCTGACCCTGTCGTCAACATCGACAACGAGAACGGTGTTGTCACCCTGGCACAGGCACAGGCGAGCGGTGTCGACGATCCCACGATGGTCGACATCGAGTTCGACGTGCTCATGGAGGACTTCAACCAGACGGCTGAAGTCACCTGGAACACGAGCGCGTCGATGGTGACCTACGAGAACGGCACCGCGCCGCTCGTGGAGTACACGCCCGGTGCGGTCTCCACCGAGGACTGCATGCTCGGTGACGTCAACCAGGACGGCGCAATCACCGTCCAGGACGCGACGCTCACCCAGCAGTACATCGTCGGTGAGGACCCCGACAACTTCAACCCGAGCTGCGCCGACATGAACGGCGACGGTGAGGTCACTTCCGCTGACGTGACCCTCATCCTCGAGGAGATCGTCGGCAGCAGCATCTCGGCACCGCAGCCGATGACGGTCTCCGACCTGGTCGACTCGCAGCTTCAGGCTGAAGCCTGATCGGGTCACCACACCCTGTCGCATCGCACGCCAACCGACCTCGCATCCGTGCGAGGCCTTTCGAGACGACGCGACGCGGATTTGCGTACTGCCCGCTCGACGGGCATCCAGGGCGGCCGGGGACACCCGGTCGCCGATTTCAACCACACGACCCATGACCACGAACCGCCTTCCCGACGGAACGACGCTGCTGCTGGTAGCCCTCTGTCTCGCACTCGTGGCCGTCCCCATGGCGGCCGCCCAGGAGAGCGCGACGCTCTCGCTGACCGAGACGGAGGTCGAGTCGACAGACGGCACCGCAACGGTAACACTCGCCGCCGAGGGCTCCGATGTCGCCGGCTATCAGGCGAACGTCTCGTTCGACCCCGACGTCGTCCGGGTCCAGAGCGTCTCCGGCGCGGACTACTCCGACCCGGTGCAGAACGTGAACAACGAGGACGGCTGGGTGTTCCTCACGCAGTCACAGTCGGACGGGATGGACGACCCCGAGCTCGCGACCATCACCTTCGAGGTGGTCGGTGACGAGGGCGACCGTTCCACTCTCTCGTTCGTCGAGTCGGATACCCGCATCAACGACGGAGCCGGTGAGCACGTCGACGTCCAGCTCGACAGCGGGACCGTCACGGTCGGGAGCGGCGACGTGCAGTCGATGGGCGAGGGGTCCGCCGCGACCGACGGTGGCGGCGAGGACCCGGCCGCCAACGAGAACCAGCAGTCGGACCCGGACACGGCCGCGAACGATGCCGACAGCGATGGTGACGGCGGCGACGACACGACCGGAGACGGGACCGGCGTCTCGACGCCGATACTGGTCGGCGGCGCAGCGGCGCTCCTCGCCGGTGGCGTGTTGCTCGGCCGGCGCGCGTCCTGAGAACCGACCGATTCTTACCGGGCGCTCGCCTACCGGCGCGTGATGGACGCGCCGCTGTGGACCGACGCCCACGCCCCGTCGCTCGAGGAGCTCCCACAGCCGGACGCACGGGAGTACCTGCAGAAGGCGGTCGACGAGCCGCTGAACCTGCTGCTGCACGGCCCGCCCGGCGTCGGCAAGACCGCCGGGGTCAGGGCACTCGGTCGCGCGGCCCACGACGACCCCGACAACGACCTCGTGGAGATCAACGTCGCCGACTTCTTCGGCCGGACGAAGACGGAGATCAAGAACGACCCCCGGTTCGCCTCGTTCCTCGACGGGAAGTCGCGGCTCTCGAAGCGCGACATGATCAACCACGTGCTGAAGGAGTCAGCGAGCTACGCGCCGGTGTCGGGGAGCTACAAGACGGTCGTGCTGGACAACGCCGAGGACGTGCGCGTCGACTTCCAGCAGGCGCTCCGCCGGGTGATGGAGCGCTACCACCGGACGACGCAGTTCGTCATCTGCACCCGACAGCCGACGAAGCTCATCCCGCCGATCCGCTCGCGCTGCTTCCAGGTGCCGATGCGGGCGGCGACGAACGACGAGCTGGTGACCGTGCTCCGCCGCATCGTCGAGGCCGAGGACGTTGCCTTCGACGACGACGGGCTGGAGTACGTCGCTGGCTACGCCGACGGCGACGTCCGCGAGGCGATTCTCGCCGCACAGACCACGGTCTCCCGGGCCGACGAGCTGACGATGCAGACCGCCTACGAGACGCTGGGCGACGTGGGCACGCTCGACGAGGTCGGCGAGATGCTCGACGACGCCGAGTCCGGCGAGTTCACCGACGCACGCTCGGCGCTCGACGATCTGCTCGTCGACGAGGGCTACAGCGGCACCGAGGTGCTTTCGGAGATCCTCACCGTGGGTCGCAAGCGCTACGACGGCGAGCGGCTGGCCCGGCTCCACCGGCTCGCGGGCGAGGTCGACCACGACATGAGCCAGGGGACGAGCGACCGGGTCCACCTCGGGCACCTGCTGGCGGAGCTCGGGCGGGCGTCGACGGCGCAGTGACTACACGGGCGATCGGGGCACCGGTTTTCTGGCGAACAGGCGACGCGTGAGCGTTCGGTCCGGGGCGCGTCGCACTCCAGCCTCGACCGCCGGACCGCGTGGGTCAGACCACGCCGCGGTTGCGGCGGTATCCCTGAAGAACCCTCGCCCTCTTTTGCGGCAGGGCGCGACGGTCCGGGTATGCAGGCAGTCTCCGAGACGCGAATCACGAACCGCCAGCGGGTCCAGCCGAACCACGCGAACAACTACGAGGCGGTCCACGGCGGCAACCTCATGAAGTGGATGGACGAGGTCGGCGCGATGGCGGCGATGCGCTTCGCGGGCGAGACCTGCGTCACGGCCGCGGTCGACGAGTTCTCCTTCGAGCGGCCGATTCCGGTCGGGGAGACGGCGCTCATCGACGCGTACGTCTTCGACGCGGGGCGGACGAGCGTCCGGGTGTTCCTGCGCGCCTACCGGGAGGAACCCCGTAGCGGCGACACCGAGCAGACGACGGCGGCGTGTTTCACCTTCGTCGCGGTCGGGGACGACGGGAAGCCGGTCGCGGTGCCGTCGGTCCGGGTCGAGACCGACGAGGACGAACGGCTGCAGGCGACGGCACGCGCTGCCGTCGACGGTGACGACTAGTCGAGGACCAGCACGTACCGGGTCAGCGAGCGGTGGACGCGTCGCTCGAAGGAGTGCTCGACCGTCCAGCCTGCACGTCTGGCGGCACCGGTCCAGTCGCGGTCGGCGACGACGACGGCCCGGTCGGCGACGCGGCGGGACTCCGTGAGTGCGCCGGCGACGAGGTCGTCGAGCTCGTGGGTCTCGATCTTCGACTGACGGCCGTACGGGGCGTCGAAGACGACGGCGTCGACAGCGTCGTCGACGAGCGGGAGCCGTGTGGCGTCGCCGCGGCAGACGTGCCAGTCTCCAGGGTCGGTGACCGCGTGGTCGTCCTCGCCGTCGAGGAAGTGGCCGAGGTTCTCCGTCGCCCCACCGACCATCTTCGCCTGGGCGTCGACACCCACGACGTCCGCGCCGACGAGCCCGGCCTCGACGAGGACGCCGCCGGTGCCACACATCGGGTCGAGAACGCGGCGGCCAGGGGCCGCACCGGCGACGTTGGCGACGGCACGGGCGAGCAGCGGGTCCATGCTGCCGGGCTGGAAGAACGGCTTGTCGGTCGGCCTGCGGTCGCCGAAGTCGCGGACGGACTCGACGGCGAGCCAGCCGAGGGCGCAGACGCCGGCCTCACCGGCCGCACCGTCGGGTTCGCCGGCAGTATCGGCCCGATCGTCGCTGGTCGGCGCGAACAGCACCCGGAGCTCGTGGTCGGGGTCGTCGAGATCGACCGTGAACCCACGGTCGACGAGCACCTGTCCGAGTACCCGTTCGGCGTCGCTGGTGGAGACACCGGTCTCGCCGCGGACGTCCCGGGCACGGACGGCGACGGTGCCCTCGCGGTCGACGGGTGCGGCCGAAAGCAGGGCGACGGCGCTGTCGACGCTCGCGTCGGTCCGGCCGACGAACTCGCTCGCGCGGTGGGTGTAGGCGAGTCCACGGACGCGCCCGGTGGCGACGCTGCGTGCGGTGGCGAGACCGCCACCGATGCGCTCGACGTCGGTGGCCGCGCTCGCGGCCTCGCAGGCGGCGAAGGCGTCGTCCTCGCCGCCGAGTTCCAGCAGGTACACGTCCAACCGTGAGCGAGGGCGTGCAATCAGCGTGTCGACTGCCGGCCGAGCGCGCGTCAGCGCGGACGCCCGGCTTCGGCGGGGCAGCGACCGTTCGAGCCCCCCGTCTATCGGCAGAATTCACCGATTCCGTCGCACCGCCAGTCGTTCGGTCTGGCGCCGTGCGGGCACGTGGCACCAACCTTTATAAGCCTTAAATACGACTTTTAAGTCGAGTTATGACCGACCCCAAGGAGACTATAAATATCGAGAACGTCGTCGCCTCGACCGGTATCGGCCAGGAGCTCGACCTCCAGAGCGTCGCCATGGACCTCGAGGGGGCCGACTACGACCCCGAGCAGTTCCCCGGCCTCGTCTACCGCACGCAGGAGCCGAAGTCCGCCGCGCTCATCTTCCGGTCCGGCAAGATCGTCTGCACCGGTGCCAAGAGCACCGACGACGTCCACGAGAGCCTCCGCATCGTCTTCGACAAGCTCCGCGACCTCAACATCCAGGTGAACGAGGACCCGGAGATCGTCGTCCAGAACATCGTCACGTCTGCCGACCTCGGCCGCAATCTCAACCTCAACGCCATCGCCATCGGCCTCGGGCTGGAGAACATCGAGTACGAGCCCGAGCAGTTCCCCGGCCTCGTCTACCGCCTCGACGAGCCGGAGGTCGTCGCGCTCCTGTTCGGCTCCGGGAAGCTCGTCATCACCGGCGGGAAGAAGCCCGAGGACGCCGAACACGCCGTCGACAAGATCGTCTCGCGCCTCGAAGACCTCGGCCTGCTGGAGTAGCTCGACGGTTCTCTCCGCTCTTGTTTCTCGACGACACATATCCCCAGAAGAGACATTGCCGTCGAACCCCAGAGAACGTGTATGTCAGCGGAGCCGGCGGCGATGACAGTCCTCCACGTCGACGACGACGGGGAGTTCGCCGCCCTCACCACCGAGCTGCTCGAGCGGCAGAGCGACCGCATCGGCGTCGTCTCGGCCGCGACGGGTGACGAGGCGCTCGACCTGCTCGAACGCGAGTCCATCGACTGCGTCGTCTCCGACTACGAGATGGGCGAGACCGACGGGCTGGAACTGCTCGCTGCCATCCGTGAGCGCCACGACGGACTCCCCTTCATCCTCTTCACAGGTCGGGGGAGCGAGGAGATCGCCAGCGAGGCGATCTCCGCCGGCGTCACCGACTACATCCGCAAGGGCCGCGGGACCGACCAGTTCGCCCTCCTCGCCAACCGCATCGAGAACGCCGTCGAACAGGCCCGTTCGCGGGTGAGCTACCGGGCGGTGTTCGAGAACACGGACGTCGGGCTCACCATCCGCGACGTCGAGACGGGCAGGGTCGTCGACGTGAACCAGCAGTACTGCGACCTGCTCGGCTACGACCGCGAGACCCTCGGCGAGCTCGGCATCGCGGAGATAACCGCCGACGTACCGGGGTACGACGCCGAGCGTGGCGTCGAACTCCTCGAGCGAGCACTCGCGGAGCCGGCGTTCACCTTCGAATGGCCCGACAGACGCAGCGACGGCTCGACGAACTGGGTCGAGGTGGACGCCACGCTCGTCGAGATCGAGGGCCGGGAGCGCTCGCTCGTCACCGTCCACGACGTCCACGAACGCCACGAACGGGAGGCGGTGCTGGCGACGCTGCACCAGGCCGCGACGGATATACAGGAGTGCAAGACCATAGAGGCCGCCTGCGACCGGACCGTCGCCGCCGCCGAGTCCATCCTGGAGTTCGAGATGTGCAGTGTCATGGTCGCCGAGGACGGCTGGCTGGTCCCGAAGGCGGTCTCCAGCGGCGCGCCGGCCGACGGTGCCCGGCGGATGCGTCCGGACCAGGGGCTGGCCGGCGAGACCTACCGGACCGGCGAGTCCGCACTCGTCGAGGACGTGCTGACCGACGACGTCTCCGAGCCGGCCAACGAGAGCTACCGGTCCGGCATCAGCGTCCCCATCGGCGAGACGGGGGTGTTCCAGGCCGTCGCGGCGGAGCCGAACGCCTTCTCGCAGGAGGACCTCGAACTGGCGGAGCTGCTCGTCTCACACACCGCACGGGCGCTCGACCGTCTCCGGTTCGAGGCGGAGCTACGACGGCAGAACGACCGGCTCGAGGAGTTCGCGAGCGTCGTCAGCCACGACCTCCGGAACCCCCTCACCGTCGCCCAGGGGGAGCTCGAACTCGCCCGCGAGAACCACGACAGCGAGCACCTCGCGCACCTCGGCGACGCCCTGGACCGCATGGCGAACATCACCGAGGACACGCTCCGGCTCGCCAGACACGGCGGGAGCGTCGAGGACCCCCGACGCGTCGACCTCGGGACGTTCGCCGACCGCTGCTGGAGCGTCGTCTCGACGGACGACGCGACCCTGACCGTCGAGAACGTCGTCATCCGGGCCGACGACGGGCGGCTCCAGCACGTCCTTGAGAACCTGTTCCGGAACGCCGTGGAACACGGTTCCACGAGCCCTCGTTCGACTTCGTCTCACGAGGACGGCGCTATCGCCGTCCGTATCGGTGGACTCCCCGATGGGTTCTACGTCGAGGACGACGGCGTCGGCATCCCCGAGGCCGAGCGCGACCGGGTGTTCGAGCCCGGCCACACGACCACCGAGACGGGCACGGGCTTCGGGCTCGCCATCGTCGAGGAGTTCGCCACCGCCCACGGCTGGGACGTGCAGGTGACCGAGAGCGAGGCGGGCGGCGCGCGCTTCGAGTTCACCGGCGTCGAACGCCTCGACTGAGGCCGTCACGCGGCGGACGTGACACGGGAAAGCGGCAGGCACATGACAGCCCGGCCGCTAGTCGGGGACATGGTCGGTCTCACGCCGCTGCAACTGGACCCGTCGGCCGGCACGCCCGTCGCCTACGTCGGGACGTTCGTCGTCGCCACCCTCTTCTACTCGGTGACGCTGCACATCGCGGCGCGGAACGTCCTCGGCGACGTGCCGGTCAAGCTCGCGTTCGTCGTCGGCCCGGTGCTCGCACTCGTCTCGCTCCTGCTCCAGCAGTACGGCCCCGCGGTGGTCCTGCCCGTGACGCTGGTCGCCGACGCGGTCGCCATCGGCCTCGTCTACCGCCTCGACGCGAAGCTCACCGTGCTCGTCTCCGTCATCCACTACACCGTCGCGGTCATCCTCGGGTTCACGCTGTTCAACCTCGTCGCGCTGCTGTCGACCGCGCCGGCCTGAGGTGGGGACGGCCGAGGCGCGCATGACCGCCTTTTTGTCGTCGCTCCGCCGAGGGGGCGTATGGACGCATCGAGCCGTACTCGGGTCGCCCGGGGCGGACTGTCGCTGTTGCTCGCCGGTGCCATCGTCGGCATCGTCGCCGCGAGCGGGGTCCAGAACACGACCGGGCTCGCAGTCACCCTCGTC
Coding sequences within:
- a CDS encoding DUF7473 family protein; amino-acid sequence: MVGLTPLQLDPSAGTPVAYVGTFVVATLFYSVTLHIAARNVLGDVPVKLAFVVGPVLALVSLLLQQYGPAVVLPVTLVADAVAIGLVYRLDAKLTVLVSVIHYTVAVILGFTLFNLVALLSTAPA
- a CDS encoding hybrid sensor histidine kinase/response regulator yields the protein MSAEPAAMTVLHVDDDGEFAALTTELLERQSDRIGVVSAATGDEALDLLERESIDCVVSDYEMGETDGLELLAAIRERHDGLPFILFTGRGSEEIASEAISAGVTDYIRKGRGTDQFALLANRIENAVEQARSRVSYRAVFENTDVGLTIRDVETGRVVDVNQQYCDLLGYDRETLGELGIAEITADVPGYDAERGVELLERALAEPAFTFEWPDRRSDGSTNWVEVDATLVEIEGRERSLVTVHDVHERHEREAVLATLHQAATDIQECKTIEAACDRTVAAAESILEFEMCSVMVAEDGWLVPKAVSSGAPADGARRMRPDQGLAGETYRTGESALVEDVLTDDVSEPANESYRSGISVPIGETGVFQAVAAEPNAFSQEDLELAELLVSHTARALDRLRFEAELRRQNDRLEEFASVVSHDLRNPLTVAQGELELARENHDSEHLAHLGDALDRMANITEDTLRLARHGGSVEDPRRVDLGTFADRCWSVVSTDDATLTVENVVIRADDGRLQHVLENLFRNAVEHGSTSPRSTSSHEDGAIAVRIGGLPDGFYVEDDGVGIPEAERDRVFEPGHTTTETGTGFGLAIVEEFATAHGWDVQVTESEAGGARFEFTGVERLD
- a CDS encoding methyltransferase domain-containing protein, which gives rise to MYLLELGGEDDAFAACEAASAATDVERIGGGLATARSVATGRVRGLAYTHRASEFVGRTDASVDSAVALLSAAPVDREGTVAVRARDVRGETGVSTSDAERVLGQVLVDRGFTVDLDDPDHELRVLFAPTSDDRADTAGEPDGAAGEAGVCALGWLAVESVRDFGDRRPTDKPFFQPGSMDPLLARAVANVAGAAPGRRVLDPMCGTGGVLVEAGLVGADVVGVDAQAKMVGGATENLGHFLDGEDDHAVTDPGDWHVCRGDATRLPLVDDAVDAVVFDAPYGRQSKIETHELDDLVAGALTESRRVADRAVVVADRDWTGAARRAGWTVEHSFERRVHRSLTRYVLVLD
- a CDS encoding TATA-box-binding protein, encoding MTDPKETINIENVVASTGIGQELDLQSVAMDLEGADYDPEQFPGLVYRTQEPKSAALIFRSGKIVCTGAKSTDDVHESLRIVFDKLRDLNIQVNEDPEIVVQNIVTSADLGRNLNLNAIAIGLGLENIEYEPEQFPGLVYRLDEPEVVALLFGSGKLVITGGKKPEDAEHAVDKIVSRLEDLGLLE
- a CDS encoding AAA family ATPase — its product is MDAPLWTDAHAPSLEELPQPDAREYLQKAVDEPLNLLLHGPPGVGKTAGVRALGRAAHDDPDNDLVEINVADFFGRTKTEIKNDPRFASFLDGKSRLSKRDMINHVLKESASYAPVSGSYKTVVLDNAEDVRVDFQQALRRVMERYHRTTQFVICTRQPTKLIPPIRSRCFQVPMRAATNDELVTVLRRIVEAEDVAFDDDGLEYVAGYADGDVREAILAAQTTVSRADELTMQTAYETLGDVGTLDEVGEMLDDAESGEFTDARSALDDLLVDEGYSGTEVLSEILTVGRKRYDGERLARLHRLAGEVDHDMSQGTSDRVHLGHLLAELGRASTAQ
- a CDS encoding acyl-CoA thioesterase; translation: MQAVSETRITNRQRVQPNHANNYEAVHGGNLMKWMDEVGAMAAMRFAGETCVTAAVDEFSFERPIPVGETALIDAYVFDAGRTSVRVFLRAYREEPRSGDTEQTTAACFTFVAVGDDGKPVAVPSVRVETDEDERLQATARAAVDGDD
- a CDS encoding cohesin domain-containing protein, whose product is MTTNRLPDGTTLLLVALCLALVAVPMAAAQESATLSLTETEVESTDGTATVTLAAEGSDVAGYQANVSFDPDVVRVQSVSGADYSDPVQNVNNEDGWVFLTQSQSDGMDDPELATITFEVVGDEGDRSTLSFVESDTRINDGAGEHVDVQLDSGTVTVGSGDVQSMGEGSAATDGGGEDPAANENQQSDPDTAANDADSDGDGGDDTTGDGTGVSTPILVGGAAALLAGGVLLGRRAS
- a CDS encoding S8 family serine peptidase; translated protein: MVFGFTTPYVAAGAPAAQQAGTSTDIAQVGVGDDVAASTAAEETSAPETAWIQPALEHQFEQQEVTQVVVRLGTPDLSQSLSREATIDGLKTHAERTQEPILDWASERENVAVENRFWLANAVVLTVRSGGDSGVNLDEIARLDGVDELHANFEVTSPEPVDSDEVRSSSDHPATYGLNQINATETWDQFGTMGDGAKVAILDTGIDPTHPDIDLYTENASDPTYPGGWAEFDGDGNQVPGSEPYDSDGHGTHTSGTATGGNASGEFIGVAPEASLIHGGVLTPEGGTFAAIIGGMEWAVEEDADVMSMSLGCTNAPCYEAGMIEPTLNAEAAGTVVVASSGNDGEGMSSSPGNVWDVVAVGASNENANIASFSSGMEVDTDSAWGDDAPSHWPDTYIVPDVSAPGVDVKSSVPGGSYAEYSGTSMSSPHTAGAVALMRSASGGDASVSMIKDALRETAWKPDGEPSGNDTRYGAGIINALEATEQVALEQGVEGTVTDADGNPIEGAEVSLDGGGSGATDAAGNYSVIAQNGTYDVTADSFGYEASTETVTVDGDWVTQDFSLNAALDVEVLEGQPGGIEGGENVSVTVNAANLDSYTASLADGYSEENATLYVNGDEASFGEAIEFDEPYTGEVTVTVETTADTSGELAIEHTFEGMGDSIGVTTGPTNVFEEFTQVGVVDDDSNYGADVADTLEEWLPAHYSVSVLTSDEAIDNVDSYDSFVVQYLDSDNAEAFAEATNGYQAGVVYLDQWGTSSNGIEERSNAIGDPAETGESDFNDAPEYVNVADHPIFEGVGEGPITLHTATFADMTYFSGTDATVLAEVTDGTEQDSGVAVDEDRWDVLGATLGYSTFVGQGDYTDDADLILANMVQFASNPPEPVGTVDVTETETQPGESAEVSVWTGDIDNVSGYQAKLNFDPNKLQVSSTDGQDFADPVVNIDNENGVVTLAQAQASGVDDPTMVDIEFDVLMEDFNQTAEVTWNTSASMVTYENGTAPLVEYTPGAVSTEDCMLGDVNQDGAITVQDATLTQQYIVGEDPDNFNPSCADMNGDGEVTSADVTLILEEIVGSSISAPQPMTVSDLVDSQLQAEA